In Ciconia boyciana chromosome 14, ASM3463844v1, whole genome shotgun sequence, the genomic stretch cggccccccccggcGCGGGACCCGTCCCGCTCCCGCCGCTGGCGGGGCCGTGCGTGCCCGGAGCCGCGCCCGCACCGGCGCAGCGGGAGCGCggccgggggcgcggcggggccgggggccgcagCGGGGGTCTGCGCCCCGGGCGAGGGTGGGTGTacgggctgcgggcagggccgggcggcCGGGACCGGCGGCGCggagcagcccagggcagcctgTGCATCCCGGCCCCTTTATTTCCAGGTACGCACGACAAAGCTGGCGGGGGCCGAGCCCCGGGACCCGCTCCCGGCGCCGCGACCCGAGGAACCGGGGGCCGACACGGAGCAGGAccgggcggcggccccggcgtTTCCCTCCTCAAGCCCTCCCGCGCttgaagaggaagatgaggaggcCACCGAGGAGCCCCTTCTCCAGCAGGATGCCAAGCCACAAGCCAGGGCTGGACAGGAGGTTCGGACCTGCAGTGGGGACAAGGGGACGTGAGTGGCTGGGACTCGAGGACAGGcatcccgcagccccccgccacCACGGGGACCCAGCAGCTCTCACGCACCGTTATCTGACAGGGACCGGTCGCCCAGTCCctccctggctggggcagcGATCCACAGGGTGGCCATCTTGTTGACGGGATCCTGGGCATCGTGCACCACCCGGCAGGTGAACATGGACCCGTTCTTCTCCTCCGTCGCTTTGACCTCCACCAGGCTCCTCAGCTCGAACAAGCCCCGGGGGGTCTTCACCAGCTGGGAGGTGTTCTCCACCTTCATCTCCCTCCTGTTCTCCAGCCAGGTGACGGCCACGTCTTCCGGGTAAAACCCCTCCACGTGGCAGGTGAAGTTCACGGTCTTGTTCACCTCAACGGGGCTTGGCAGGTCCACACGGACTCTGGGGGAGACTGGGAAGAGAAGCAGTGCCTGGTGGCCAGcgtcccccagctctgctgcccgcggggtgccctgtccctgccccaggacccccagccccacgggagCTGGACACCCCGAGCGCCGGTCCCCACGCAGCCCTCACCTCGCAGGGCTTCGCTGAGCTGGTACTTCCCCCTCATCGGGGCCGGCAGCGTGGCGTGCTGCACCTCGCAGATGAGCTGCGAGCGGACGTCGTCCTCCTGCAGCGGCAACGTCACGGTGCTGGCCATGTTGTAGAAGGAATTCATCCGCCCAGGGGTGAtctggggctgcagagctgagatCTCGTCATTGTTCTTGAGCCATTTCACGCTGATATCTTTGGGGTAGAACCCTCCAGCCGTGCAGGTGAAAGACACCGATTGCCTCGGCCCCGCTCTGCGGTCGGGCCCGGACACGACCGGGGCGGTGGGTTTGGCTGTGGGGAGAAGCATGGGGCCATCAGACTGGGCTCTGCCACCCGcacccggccccggggctgcagggagcgGGGTCTCCCGCAGGGGCACAGATGCGTCCTGGGACCGGCCCCCAAGCCCCTTCCCTGTGCCCGCTCACCCCGAGCAGAGCCCACCGGGCTAGGATGggccgggctgtgccggggctgcacccagcagggctgggtcccaccaggagctgctctgggagcCCCACTCACCGTGCACCAACACCTCCGTGCCCTTTCCATGCCGAAAGACCACATCACCACTCAGCGTTTTGTGGAACTTGACGCAGTAATAGGTGCCGGCATCCTCGACGCGAACGTCCCCGATGCGGATGCTGAAGTCTGTGCCAGACTCAGGCACTACCCTCGTCACACGGGGCAAGGAGCCCTTCTGCTCATAGACGGTCTCGttcccactgccccagccctTCAGCCACTTCGTGGCACCAGGGGGACCATCTCCGGACGTGGTGCAGGTCAGGTTGAGTGTCTCCCCCACTTTCACCACCACCTTGTTCTGGGGCTGCCGCAGCTCGAAGGGCAGACCCATCTGGGCACCCACACCTGGGCACAGCAacaggagggcaggggctgatgaggggctccagagctggggcGCAACACGGGGCATTGCCAGAcccctggcccccagcccagagcaggggacagagagatgtccccatcccttgccccccggggcagccggcACTGCTGAGGACTGCAGGATGGGGAGGGCCCAGGGCccctgggaggtgctggggtaAACCAAACTCTTTGGCTGGGGATAAAAGCAAGCTGGAAGGGAGGCAGCGAGAGAAGAGCCCCAGGTACCCGCGGGCACAGGGAAGGATTGCCCCGCCGACGGCGGGGTGAGCGTGCCATGGGACaggtgctggggctgtgtggggccCCCACTCACCCGGGGCTCTCCGGAGCAGGAGCAGCATCAGGCAGGCGAGAGGCTGCACCTGCGTTGCCGGAGCCATGGTGATTCCCACTTCTCGCTCCCCGACGGCTCGGCTCGGCTTGGCTCGGCTCAGCGGGGTGCTGGGCTCTCtcctgggaaaggggaaggaagaggctCACTGCCGGCGAAGTTCCTCCACGGACCCCTTGCACAAGTCCCAGCCGGTTCCCCTGAGGTTCATGCCATCTCACGTCACGAGGCTGGTCCTCGCCGGCGATGTCAGTCCCGCTCTCCTCGCGGATGTGCGCCACGGCCACCGCCACCGGGCAGCCAGCGAGAGGGGCCCCGATCCGGCACGTTCCCCCCACGCATCACCAGCCCGCGGCTCGGCCCCCCGGGCCGTCGGGGGGACACCCATCTCCGACGGGCCCATGGCGCAGGGCTCACCCAGGGCTTCGCCCGGGCCCACCCGCGCCCAGCTCTCCGGCCGGCTCGCCGAGCCGGGGCGGCCGAGCCGCTCTCCCGCCCCGTGCCCAGCGCAGCCCCTCGGGCTCGGGCCGCGCCCGGAGGCGCTTGGCCCTCGGATGCTGATGCCCTCCGGGGGTGAAGCCCGGCGGAGGGAGCTCCCGGCCGGCtccgccgctgccccccgcccgccccggggcagcACCAAAAGCGTTAACAGCCCGCGCCCGCTCGCCGCCGTTTCCTGtgcagcttctccttttccttctcccgGAGCCGGAGCCCGGACTCCGGGCAGTGCCCATGGCTTGGCGAGCCGCTGCGGCGGCTCAGCTCCTGCTCGGGCAGCTCGGCCTCCTCCCGCTGCGGCTCTCGGGTGAGtccggagcggggcggcggcggcggcccccccccgcccgctccccgcttCCCTGCCccgctggctgctgctgcccgggccggacggggcggggggagaggcccggcccggccgccgcagCAGATCGCTAAGGCCGGCAAAGATAAACACCGGCCGGGGGGGGCTTTCCTCCTCCGACCACCTTTTTGGGTAGCGCGGGAATGCCGGGGGAAAGAAGGGCGGAGGGTGCAGCCCCGAGCCCCGGGGTGTTCAGCGCCGAGCCCCGGGGTGTTCAGCCCCGAGCCCCGGGGGGTGCAGAGCCGAGCCCCGGGGTGTTCAGCCCCGAGCCCCGGGGGGTGCAGAGCCGAGCCCCGGGGTGTTCAGCCCCGAGCCCCGGGGGGTGCAGAGCCGAGCCCCGGGGGTGTTCAGCCCCGAGCCCCGGGGGGTGCAGAGCCGAGCCCCGGGGTGTTCAGCCCCGAGCCCCGGGGTGTTCAGCCCCGAGCCCCGGGGGGTGCAGAGCCGAGCCCCGGGGGTGTTCAGCCCCGAGCCCCGGGGGGTGCAGCACCGAGCCCTGCCGAGCCAGTGCCGAAGGTAGCGGGGGGCTTTGGGCAGGAGGGCTTTAGGGGCTGCGCTCGGCTCTGGGGCTGCACATCCCTGCTCAGAGCCGGCTCCTGGCCAGCTgcgcccagccccggggctgtgAACCCCGCTTCCTCGCAGAGGCCCAGTAATCCTGGCTTGTCTTGTACAGAGCCGGGTGTTAATGTTTAACAGCACTCGGGAGTTTTTCCTGCCAGGAATTCCCCTTGGCTCCCTCTGTACCTCTCCGGACTCTGAGCACCCACGGTGCCTCCTGTTAACAACACGACAGGGGATGCAAATTTGCTCCTTGTTCATTTTGAACCTGGCTTGTGCCGCTCCCAGTGCCTGCGGTTTGTCTCTGCCGTATCCAGGGGTATTTCtcagctgtgccagctgcaAACTTGGAGCAAGccggggctgctctgcccgTGCCGCTCGGGGTGAGGGGAGCGAGCCCTTGCCTCGCTCCATcgctcagcccctgccctcctgtCGCTGTGCCCAGGTGTGGGTGCCCAGATGGATCTGCCCTTCGAGCTGCGGCAGCCCCAGAACAAGGTGGTGGTGAAAGTGGGGGAGACGCTCACCCTGACCTGCACCACGTTCGGAGATGGTCCCACTGGTGCCGTGAAGTGGCTGAagggctggggcagtgggaaCGAGACCGTCTATGAGCAGAAGAGCTCCTTGCCCCGCGTGACGAGGGTAGTGGGTGGGTCCGACACGGACTTCAGCATCCGCATCGGGGATGTTCGTGTGGAGGATGCCGGCACCTATTACTGTGTCAAGTTCCAAAAATCGCTGAACGGTGATACGATCTTTCAGCATGGAAAGGGCACGGAGGTGTCCCTGTACGGTGAGTGCAGCCCAGCGGGACGCTGCTCCTGGGGACCTCGTCCCAcggcccctgccctgcccatgGCGGGGTCCCGCGCTGCCCCGTGCCCACCACCCTCTCCCCGCTTTGCCTTGTATCTCCACAGAGACAGGCCTGGTTCCCAGCATGGTGGCTGTAGCTGTAgtgctctgcttcctcctcctcctcctcttcttcgTCGCCCTTTGCATTTACAGGAGGAAGCAAAGAGGCGAGGCGGACAGCCAGTGCCTGGCCGGGCCGGCGGCCATGGGCAGCTTCTCGCCCATCCCTCTGCGGTGCtgtgcagggacccccagcatccccaggttTGTACCCAccaccttttccttctgcacGCCGAGAAGAGCGAACCACCTTATCCACCTGCCTTATCCTGgtttcctctccctctggagCAGTAATTTTCCCCAGAAAAGGTCCTTTACTCACAGGTGCATCCCTGCGCTGCgtttcttctctctgtgtttCACGGGAGCACGCGGTGGGGAGCGGCCAGCGCCAGggagctccctgcagcccctcaccGTGGTATCTGAGCCCGGCCCAGGCGCGCAGACAGCACCTTGTCCTGCCTTCAGCGTGGGCTTCAGGTGGCCACGTGCTGCAGAACCTGGCTAAAATTCAGGATGGGAATTgaggagggctgtgctgggtggggtggggaggggacctGGCTTCCTTTAGCTCTAATGGCCGTCCTTCCCCCCCAGCAGTGAAGTCCTGGATGCAGAGTCCTCACACCTGCCTAGCCAGGTAAGAGCGAGCCGTGAATACGGGGAAGAGCATCCTGCGCCGATGTCCCAGCTTACAGGGACTCTGCAAGGCTCTGAGGCCAGGGTGGGCAATGGGTgagcagcagcctcctgcaCGCGGTCCCGGCACGCTCGGCACCGCGGAGTGGGCCCATCTGTGCAGCCGTGGCACCGCCATCCCGGCTTGAACCTGCGGTTAGGGTTATTTTTGCAAGATTGCTTCTTGTGAGAGTATTCACCATTTGCATGcacttctgcagcaaagcagcaagttGGACAACGACATCCACTACGCCGatctccagcccctgcccgcggccccgcggcacAGCAGGAGCCCTGGCGCAGCCTGCTCCGAGTACGCCAGCATCAGGATAGCTGCCAAGTGATGTGTGGCACCGCAGCCTGCAAGGCCCAAGAGCCCGTttcaggggaggaaggagggacatTTCTGCAGGGCACAATAAAGAAGTGGATCTGTTTGCCTGGCACACCCCGGTCCAAGCTCGGCACACTGTGCTCAGAGCTGGCAAAGCTCCCCTAATTCATTCCCGTCTCAGCAGCGGTGCTGGGGGAGGCTCAGAGTGGGACCCACCATGCCGGGGCTCGACAGCAGCTCTCCCAGGACCCAGCAGCCATCTCGAACACAGGATCAGGCCATGAGGCTGAGCACCTCTGCCTTGTGCAAGCTGTTTGATGCCGATTACACCAGGAGAACTTCACACACGCCTGTCTCCACCAGCACGGGCCACCACTGGAACTTTCCCGGCTCAGCAGGTCCATAATTTGTGTTATGTTGTCACCACACCAAGCCCACCCTCATTAAAGCCAGCAAACAGCCGTGCCATCCAGTCCTGCTGTGTTCAGAGCAAGAGCAATAGTGCCGGTCCCGCGGGGGCCTGGGAGACGCatggcccccccagccctgtgccagctcaccccgtgctgctgctgggctcgTGCTGAGCCCCATGGG encodes the following:
- the LOC140659357 gene encoding uncharacterized protein isoform X2; translation: MAWRAAAAAQLLLGQLGLLPLRLSGVGAQMDLPFELRQPQNKVVVKVGETLTLTCTTFGDGPTGAVKWLKGWGSGNETVYEQKSSLPRVTRVVGGSDTDFSIRIGDVRVEDAGTYYCVKFQKSLNGDTIFQHGKGTEVSLYETGLVPSMVAVAVVLCFLLLLLFFVALCIYRRKQRGEADSQCLAGPAAMGSFSPIPLRCCAGTPSIPSEVLDAESSHLPSQQSSKLDNDIHYADLQPLPAAPRHSRSPGAACSEYASIRIAAK
- the LOC140659357 gene encoding uncharacterized protein isoform X1; translation: MAWRAAAAAQLLLGQLGLLPLRLSGVGAQMDLPFELRQPQNKVVVKVGETLTLTCTTFGDGPTGAVKWLKGWGSGNETVYEQKSSLPRVTRVVGGSDTDFSIRIGDVRVEDAGTYYCVKFQKSLNGDTIFQHGKGTEVSLYETGLVPSMVAVAVVLCFLLLLLFFVALCIYRRKQRGEADSQCLAGPAAMGSFSPIPLRCCAGTPSIPSSEVLDAESSHLPSQQSSKLDNDIHYADLQPLPAAPRHSRSPGAACSEYASIRIAAK
- the LOC140659357 gene encoding signal-regulatory protein beta-1-like isoform X3, which produces MAWRAAAAAQLLLGQLGLLPLRLSGVGAQMDLPFELRQPQNKVVVKVGETLTLTCTTFGDGPTGAVKWLKGWGSGNETVYEQKSSLPRVTRVVGGSDTDFSIRIGDVRVEDAGTYYCVKFQKSLNGDTIFQHGKGTEVSLYGGSKEARRTASAWPGRRPWAASRPSLCGAVQGPPASPAVKSWMQSPHTCLASKAASWTTTSTTPISSPCPRPRGTAGALAQPAPSTPASG
- the LOC140659355 gene encoding tyrosine-protein phosphatase non-receptor type substrate 1-like — its product is MAPATQVQPLACLMLLLLRRAPGVGAQMGLPFELRQPQNKVVVKVGETLNLTCTTSGDGPPGATKWLKGWGSGNETVYEQKGSLPRVTRVVPESGTDFSIRIGDVRVEDAGTYYCVKFHKTLSGDVVFRHGKGTEVLVHAKPTAPVVSGPDRRAGPRQSVSFTCTAGGFYPKDISVKWLKNNDEISALQPQITPGRMNSFYNMASTVTLPLQEDDVRSQLICEVQHATLPAPMRGKYQLSEALRVSPRVRVDLPSPVEVNKTVNFTCHVEGFYPEDVAVTWLENRREMKVENTSQLVKTPRGLFELRSLVEVKATEEKNGSMFTCRVVHDAQDPVNKMATLWIAAPAREGLGDRSLSDNGPNLLSSPGLWLGILLEKGLLGGLLIFLFKRGRA
- the LOC140659357 gene encoding tyrosine-protein phosphatase non-receptor type substrate 1-like isoform X4, which encodes MAWRAAAAAQLLLGQLGLLPLRLSGVGAQMDLPFELRQPQNKVVVKVGETLTLTCTTFGDGPTGAVKWLKGWGSGNETVYEQKSSLPRVTRVVGGSDTDFSIRIGDVRVEDAGTYYCVKFQKSLNGDTIFQHGKGTEVSLYGGSKEARRTASAWPGRRPWAASRPSLCGAVQGPPASPVKSWMQSPHTCLASKAASWTTTSTTPISSPCPRPRGTAGALAQPAPSTPASG